From Thermoflavifilum aggregans, a single genomic window includes:
- a CDS encoding purine-nucleoside phosphorylase, producing the protein MTHNTGTSMLSLRTQIQEAGAAIEQHIPDRASIAVVLGSGLGSFTRHLQIMHRIPYASIPHFPVSTVEGHSGEQILGNISGKNVWVLSGRFHYYEGYSMQEVTFPVRVMKYLGVSHLLLSNAAGGLNPQFKVGDLMVITDHINLQPEHPLRGKNDDSLGPRFPDMSEPYCQELIAKAFHIAAQRNILLRKGVYVGVQGPSFETRAEYRFLHRIGGDAVGMSTVPETIVAVHMGMKVFAMSVITDIGIREENNMISHEEVLAAARASEPTMSSIFIELIKSI; encoded by the coding sequence ATGACCCATAATACCGGAACATCTATGTTATCACTTCGCACGCAAATCCAGGAAGCCGGTGCAGCCATTGAGCAGCACATTCCCGATCGCGCTTCCATTGCGGTGGTGCTGGGCAGCGGATTGGGAAGTTTTACCCGTCACCTGCAAATCATGCATCGCATACCTTATGCATCCATTCCGCATTTTCCGGTATCAACCGTAGAAGGACATTCAGGTGAGCAGATCCTGGGAAATATTTCCGGGAAAAACGTCTGGGTACTTTCGGGCAGATTTCATTATTATGAAGGATATTCCATGCAGGAAGTTACTTTCCCAGTTCGGGTGATGAAATATCTGGGTGTTTCGCATCTGTTGTTGTCCAATGCAGCTGGTGGATTAAATCCGCAGTTCAAGGTTGGTGATCTGATGGTGATTACCGATCACATTAACCTGCAACCCGAACATCCCTTGCGTGGAAAAAATGATGATAGCCTGGGACCGCGTTTTCCGGATATGAGTGAGCCTTATTGCCAGGAGTTAATTGCAAAAGCTTTTCATATCGCGGCACAAAGAAATATTTTGTTGCGCAAGGGTGTGTATGTAGGTGTGCAGGGACCAAGTTTTGAAACCCGTGCGGAATACCGCTTTTTACACAGGATAGGCGGCGATGCCGTAGGTATGAGCACTGTGCCCGAAACTATTGTGGCTGTACACATGGGCATGAAAGTATTTGCTATGAGTGTGATAACTGATATTGGTATCCGGGAAGAAAACAATATGATCAGCCATGAAGAGGTGCTGGCAGCAGCACGTGCCTCAGAACCTACTATGAGCAGCATCTTTATTGAACTGATCAAAAGCATCTGA
- a CDS encoding heavy metal-associated domain-containing protein, whose protein sequence is MNIYRKLCLLAGLALLLISHATSAQRAVATVRIQTNIQKCDACKQILLNYLKREPGIISANVNTFNKIVTVRYYTERTNPLYIEYAIANAGFDADTVKANPDSYRLLPPCCKDTTQQQKPPANR, encoded by the coding sequence ATGAACATATATCGGAAACTTTGCCTGCTTGCAGGTTTAGCTCTGTTGCTGATTTCACATGCAACATCAGCTCAGCGGGCCGTAGCTACCGTGCGGATTCAGACCAATATCCAAAAATGTGATGCATGCAAACAAATATTGCTGAATTATCTAAAACGGGAACCAGGAATCATTTCTGCAAATGTGAATACATTTAATAAAATTGTTACAGTTCGATACTATACGGAACGCACCAATCCGCTTTATATTGAATATGCGATTGCCAATGCCGGTTTCGACGCCGATACCGTAAAAGCCAATCCGGATTCATACCGGCTGCTTCCGCCATGCTGCAAAGACACAACCCAGCAGCAAAAACCGCCTGCCAACAGGTGA